Proteins encoded by one window of Bacillus rossius redtenbacheri isolate Brsri chromosome 3, Brsri_v3, whole genome shotgun sequence:
- the LOC134530104 gene encoding ribosome maturation protein SBDS, which yields MSKIFTPTNQIRLTNVAVVRMKKGGKRFEIACYKNKVISWRNKVEKDIDEVLQTHTVFTNVSKGQVAKKEDLVRAFGTEDQTEVCKEILAKGELQVSDKERNTQLESLFRDIATTVADKCVNPESKRPYPVSMIEKAMKDIHFSVKPTKNAKQQALDVIPQLKATMPIERAQMRLRVALGGKEARKLRDKVARLATSVEAEDWSGGELSMVCLIDPGHYREMDDIVRNETKGNGRLELVDLKEVMEGEEVLE from the exons ATGTCAAAGATCTTTACCCCTACCAATCAAATTCGGCTAACAAATGTTGCTGTTGTGCGCATGAAAAAAGGTGGAAAACGTTTCGAAATAGCATGTTATAAGAACAAAGTCATTTCATGGAGAAACAAAGT GGAGAAGGACATAGACGAGGTGCTGCAGACGCACACGGTCTTCACGAACGTGTCCAAGGGCCAGGTGGCCAAGAAGGAGGACCTGGTGAGGGCGTTCGGCACGGAGGACCAGACGGAGGTCTGCAAGGAGATCCTGGCGAAGGGCGAGCTGCAGGTGTCCGACAAGGAGCGCAACACGCAGCTTGAGAGCCTCTTCAGGGACATAGCGACCACCGTGGCAG ataAATGTGTAAATCCAGAGTCAAAAAGGCCTTATCCTGTTTCGATGATAGAAAAGGCAATGAAAGATATCCATTTTTCGGTGAAGCCCACCAAAAACGCCAAACAGCAG GCGCTGGACGTGATCCCGCAGCTGAAGGCCACCATGCCCATCGAGCGGGCCCAGATGCGCCTGAGGGTGGCCCTGGGCGGCAAGGAGGCCCGCAAGCTGCGAGACAAGGTGGCGCGGCTCGCCACCAGCGTGGAGGCCGAGGACTGGAGCGGCGGCGAGCTCTCCATG GTGTGCCTGATCGACCCCGGCCATTACCGCGAGATGGACGACATCGTGCGCAACGAGACGAAGGGCAATGGACGGCTGGAGCTGGTCGACCTCAAGGAAGTCATGGAGGGGGAAGAAGTACTGGAGTGA